Sequence from the Leptospira dzoumogneensis genome:
CCGCCACTAAAATTTTCAGATCTTTATGTTCGGAGAAATCGAAATTGACCCGATTTTTAGATTCTGCAATTTCAACTTTTTCGGAAAGATTCGCTTTCGGAAGAGTCATTTCTAAAACGAATTTAGAACCTTTTCCCGATTCACTTTCCACGGATATATTCCAATCCAATGCTTCGCAGATACGTTTGCAGATAGAAAGCCCTAAACCGGTCCCGCCATATTTTCTAGAAACGGAAATATCGGTCTGAGAGAATGCTTCGAATAATATAGGTATTCTGTGTGCTTCTATTCCTATACCCGTATCTTTTACACTCAATCGGAGATTGATATCCGTTTCCGTTTCAGTCACTAGATCCAACTCTACGGTGATCCCGCCTTTTTCGGTGAACTTCAAAGCGTTGGAGGCCAAATTGGAAAGGATCTGTCTGACTCGTATAGAATCCGATTTTATATCGATACTTTTTCTTGCGGGAGGAAGAATTGTTTTAAATGCCAATCCTTTCTTAAACGCTTTGTCGGAAGCTTCTTCCGCATATCTTTCCAGAAGAGAGATCATGTCGAATTCTTTAAAGCTGAAATGTAAAGAGCCTGATTCGGCCTTGCTGAAATCGATCACATCATTGATCAATCGGATCAAATGTTCCGAACTTTCAGTTAAAGATTCCAGATATTCTTTTTGAAGCCCAGGATCGCCCGTTTGATGGAGAAGATCCGCCATTCCTAGAATACCATGCACAGGTGTCCTAAGTTCATGGTTCATATTTACGAAGAATTGTTCTTTAGCTTTTTGTAATTCTAACGCTACGGACTGAAGCTGGATCAGCGCCTGGGATTTAGCATCCAATTCCATAAAAGAGACTACCGATGTTGCCAATGCCTCTAAAGCTTGTATCTCTGCTTTGGATATTTTTTTAGGTACGGTATCCAATACGCATAATGTGCCTAACACATAACCGTCAGGGGTCCTTAAAGGGGCACCTGCATAAAATCTAATATTAGGACTTTCTAAAACATTCGGATTTTGACTGACCCTGGGATCCTTTTGGGCGTCCTCTATGACTAAGGTGCGATTTTCCGAAACTGCGAATTGGCAAAAGGAAGTTTGTCTAGGAGTTTCCCGGTCCTTTATGCCCATTCTTGCCTTGAACCATTGTCTTTCCGAATCGATCAAGGAAACCAAGGCCATAGGTGTCCCGCAAATTAGGGAGGCCGCTTTTATGATCCCGTCGTATTTTTCCTCCGGAGGAGTATCTAGGATCCTATAACGTCTTAATGCTTGGACCCTTTCATCTTCGTTTTCGGGTAAGGGAGCGACGCTATAAGGAAGTTTTTCCATAATGAAATATGATATTATTTAAGACCAAAAAATAATGGGGCATATTCTCCCTTTCGAAAGCAAAAACACAAGGATTTATCTTTTTAATGATTATTTTCAGGATCAATCATGTATCACCTGAAAATTACGTATCCCTAAGGTTTTGCCTTGAGAAAGAATTTCCTGTAGTTTTCGGATGTCTTTTCTAGTATTTTCGAACACCTTGGAGAAGATCCAAGACCTAAAAATTTTAGAAAGTCCGGATAATTCCATCTGGCTTGTAAAAAGTATCTTAGTGTCGGTATCCGAACCTTTAGGGTCGGGATAAAAAGAGAAGGTCTCGGTCTGATCTGAAAATCTACTTTTGATACGGAGGACCAATCTGCTCGGATACTTAGATTCTAAAATTTGGTATTCGAACTTATATGCGAAAAACCAAAACTTAGATTTCACTTGAAACCCGGGAGTACTTTCATTTTTCTTAAAGGAGAGAATATTTCCCGACCAGTCAGGCAAACGTTCGAAATTAGAAACGTAATCGAACGCTCTGCTCAAAGAGATCGGCACAGTAAAAGCAATAGTAGTCGTCGCCATGGAAACTTCTCTCTTTCTTTAAAAAGAATTCCCTTAGGATCCTTTTTCGAGTCCAATGTATAATGAGAGGAAATATGGGTTTTAGACGAATAACCGGAACAAGAATCGCCGAAAAAACTATCGAAGGTGGAGGATTTCCAGTCCGCAGACCGTTCCCAGTTCCGCAATTTTCATACTGGGACCCGTTTTTACTTTTGGATGAAATGGGACCTGTAGTTTACGAGCCAGGCAAAGCAATCGGCGCTCCGGATCATCCTCATAGAGGATTTGAGACCGTTACCTATCTTTTATCCGGCGAAATGGAACATAGAGATTCCTGGGGACATGCTGGAAAATTAAAAGAAGGCGGCATACAATGGATGACTGCAGGAGCGGGCCTTGTACATTCCGAACTTCCTTCCGCAGATTTTCAGTCCAGAGGCGGAAGAATGCATGGATTCCAGATCTGGGTCAATCTCCCAAGGGATAAAAAACTTATTTCCCCGAATTATCAGGAAATGGATTCATCCCAGCTTCCAGTGGCGGAAAAAGAAGGAGTTTGGGCAAAGGTAATCGCGGGAGAACTTTGGGGAACGAATGCGATCATCCAAACTCAGACTCCGATCGTATTCTTTCATTTGAAACTTTCTCCTGGTTCTTATGCAGAAGTGCCTGTGCCAAAAGATTATAATATTTTGGCGTATCCATTCGTGGGCGGAGGTACTATAATCGACTCGGATGCGGAACACGATCTTGTAGAAGGCGAGACGGTATTTTACCAGGGTGGAGAAGGTAGTATAGGCCTTCGTGCCCCTGAAAATTTTGCCTGGGAAGTATTGATCCTGGGAGGACAACCATTGAATGAGCCGGTGGCACGTTATGGTCCTTTTGTGATGAGCACTCCTCAAGAGATACAGCAGGCATTTGAGGATTATTCTGCAGGAAAAATGGGGACAATATAATTCCCCATTCATGGAAGAAGTCCAAACCAAAAAATTAGCAGTGATCGGCGGCGGTGCCGCCGGTTTTTTCGGAGCCATCCAAACTAGAATTCTTTCGGAAGGAAGGATACCAGTCCAATTGTACGAAAAATCTCCCAACGTATTGTCCAAAGTGAAAATTTCAGGAGGAGGAAGATGTAATGTCACTCATTCCTGTTTTGATCCTGAAGAATTATCCAAACGTTATCCAAGAGGGGAGAAGGAACTCAAAAGGGCATTCGAGATCTTCCAGCCGAAGGATACGATCCGTTTTTTCGAATCCAGAGGAGTGAAATTAAAAGCGGAACAAGACGGAAGAATGTTCCCTGTCACCGATAATTCGGAAACTATCATCGATTGTTTATTAGAAGAAGCCAAAAAATCAGGGGTCAAGATCCGAACTAAAATTTCTATATTAGGAATTTATAAAAATGAGGATCCAAACGGTAAAAGATTCAGGATACAAACGGAAGAAGGAGAAGAATATTTCGATTTCGTTCTGGTAGCAAGCGGATCTTCCCGTAAGGTCTGGGGATGGCTTGAAAATATGGGCCATACTATCGAATCTCCCGTTCCTTCATTATTCACATTCGAGATCTCGGATCCATTGCTGGACGGATTCCAAGGATTGACTGTCTCCGATGTGGAGATTATATTCAAAAATTCTAAACTAAAACAAAGAGGCCCCATTCTTTTTACTCATTGGGGTTTGAGCGGTCCTGCGGTCCTAAAACTTTCCGCCTGGGCGGCGCGGGAATTATTCGATTCGGATTATAAAGCAGAGTTACTTGTGGATTGGGTGCCTAATTATTCCAGACAAGAATTGAGAGAAATATTTTTGGAAAAGAAGAAGGATAGTCCTTCTAAAAAGCCGGGAAGTCGTTCCGAGTTCGATCTTCCATCCAGATTTTGGGAAAGAGTTTGGGAGAAGTCCTGTGGCCCTGAAAAAAGATGGTCCGAAATTTCTTCCAAAGAATTGCACCAAGCGGAAAAGATCTTGAAAAGAACAGTTTTGAAAGTTTCCGGCAAGGGAGTTTTTAAAGATGAATTCGTAACCTGTGGAGGAGTTCGCCGCAAGGAAGTGGACTTTTCCAAAATGGAAAGTAGATTTCATCCGGGATTGTATTTCGCAGGAGAGGTTTTAGACATAGACGGGATCACCGGCGGGTTCAATTTCCAAAACGCTTGGACTACTTCTTATATTGCAGCTAAAGCCATATCTGCGAATTAATCCCAGGGATCCGGATAAGAACTAAACCCTAAACGATTCCCGTCAGGATCTTTGAAATACTTCGTATAATCGGTCTTT
This genomic interval carries:
- a CDS encoding hybrid sensor histidine kinase/response regulator; this translates as MEKLPYSVAPLPENEDERVQALRRYRILDTPPEEKYDGIIKAASLICGTPMALVSLIDSERQWFKARMGIKDRETPRQTSFCQFAVSENRTLVIEDAQKDPRVSQNPNVLESPNIRFYAGAPLRTPDGYVLGTLCVLDTVPKKISKAEIQALEALATSVVSFMELDAKSQALIQLQSVALELQKAKEQFFVNMNHELRTPVHGILGMADLLHQTGDPGLQKEYLESLTESSEHLIRLINDVIDFSKAESGSLHFSFKEFDMISLLERYAEEASDKAFKKGLAFKTILPPARKSIDIKSDSIRVRQILSNLASNALKFTEKGGITVELDLVTETETDINLRLSVKDTGIGIEAHRIPILFEAFSQTDISVSRKYGGTGLGLSICKRICEALDWNISVESESGKGSKFVLEMTLPKANLSEKVEIAESKNRVNFDFSEHKDLKILVAEDNPVNQKLILKMLEKLGLHGSVVSNGIDALVYWEENDLDLLLLDIQMPELSGLEVARILKKKPSPKKVPWIIAVTAHDSTEDRRACAEAGMDDYLGKPFRIEDLGERIREFLKVFPSSLAS
- a CDS encoding LIC13081 family protein, whose product is MATTTIAFTVPISLSRAFDYVSNFERLPDWSGNILSFKKNESTPGFQVKSKFWFFAYKFEYQILESKYPSRLVLRIKSRFSDQTETFSFYPDPKGSDTDTKILFTSQMELSGLSKIFRSWIFSKVFENTRKDIRKLQEILSQGKTLGIRNFQVIHD
- a CDS encoding pirin family protein, translated to MGFRRITGTRIAEKTIEGGGFPVRRPFPVPQFSYWDPFLLLDEMGPVVYEPGKAIGAPDHPHRGFETVTYLLSGEMEHRDSWGHAGKLKEGGIQWMTAGAGLVHSELPSADFQSRGGRMHGFQIWVNLPRDKKLISPNYQEMDSSQLPVAEKEGVWAKVIAGELWGTNAIIQTQTPIVFFHLKLSPGSYAEVPVPKDYNILAYPFVGGGTIIDSDAEHDLVEGETVFYQGGEGSIGLRAPENFAWEVLILGGQPLNEPVARYGPFVMSTPQEIQQAFEDYSAGKMGTI
- a CDS encoding NAD(P)/FAD-dependent oxidoreductase, whose product is MEEVQTKKLAVIGGGAAGFFGAIQTRILSEGRIPVQLYEKSPNVLSKVKISGGGRCNVTHSCFDPEELSKRYPRGEKELKRAFEIFQPKDTIRFFESRGVKLKAEQDGRMFPVTDNSETIIDCLLEEAKKSGVKIRTKISILGIYKNEDPNGKRFRIQTEEGEEYFDFVLVASGSSRKVWGWLENMGHTIESPVPSLFTFEISDPLLDGFQGLTVSDVEIIFKNSKLKQRGPILFTHWGLSGPAVLKLSAWAARELFDSDYKAELLVDWVPNYSRQELREIFLEKKKDSPSKKPGSRSEFDLPSRFWERVWEKSCGPEKRWSEISSKELHQAEKILKRTVLKVSGKGVFKDEFVTCGGVRRKEVDFSKMESRFHPGLYFAGEVLDIDGITGGFNFQNAWTTSYIAAKAISAN